One window of Quercus robur chromosome 5, dhQueRobu3.1, whole genome shotgun sequence genomic DNA carries:
- the LOC126728271 gene encoding uncharacterized protein LOC126728271, translated as MSILSWNCQGFGNQRAVDVLSHLMKETTPKILFLIETKQSVDEMRQIQSDLPYRCMLVVSSVRRSDGLALLWKEEVDLHIQTYSPHHIDALIHNGNDPTWRLTRFYGWPEEQNKHESWRLLKHLYSRLPDPWLCCGDFNEILHLGEKQGSRLKSLQPMQEFQSTLLCCGLVDLGFQGNQYNWNNGCPRDAFMQERLDTACASAEWRELFPHVKVSHLQASYSDHIPILINITGLDQRGRRKKIPRRFEEKWASHAECENVIRQA; from the coding sequence ATGAGTATTTTAAGTTGGAACTGTCAGGGGTTTGGGAACCAACGTGCAGTCGATGTTCTCTCTCATCTTATGAAGGAAACAACTCCCAAGATTTTGTTTCTAATAGAGACAAAACAGTCAGTGGATGAAATGCGACAGATACAATCTGACTTACCATACCGTTGCATGCTTGTTGTATCGAGTGTCCGCCGGAGCGATGGACTAGCATTACTGTGGAAGGAAGAAGTGGATTTGCATATCCAAACATACTCACCACACCACATTGATGCTCTTATCCACAATGGTAATGACCCCACATGGAGACTAACTAGATTCTATGGCTGGCCAGAGGAGCAAAATAAACATGAATCTTGGCGGCTTTTGAAACACCTTTACTCTAGGCTTCCAGACCCGTGGTTATGTTGTGGAGACTTTAATGAGATCCTACACTTAGGGGAGAAACAAGGAAGTCGTCTGAAGTCACTTCAACCGATGCAAGAGTTTCAGAGTACCTTGTTATGTTGTGGCCTAGTTGACTTGGGGTTCCAAGGGAACCAATACAATTGGAACAATGGTTGCCCTAGAGATGCTTTCATGCAGGAACGTTTGGATACGGCATGCGCATCAGCTGAATGGCGAGAGCTTTTCCCTCATGTCAAGGTGTCTCATCTCCAAGCATCTTATTCTGACCATATACCAATCCTAATCAACATCACAGGCCTAGACCAACGGGGTAGGAGGAAGAAAATACCTCGACGTTTTGAGGAGAAATGGGCATCACATGCTGAATGCGAAAATGTCATTCGTCAGGCTTGA
- the LOC126726144 gene encoding uncharacterized protein At4g18490-like — translation MAESQKGTSSIKSKEKTSLLDDEIGNEFLSSWKSMSVTEDDAMDFNFDTVPKGKKKAFNFEKMDMDFNLDGDFDKLSSFKVDMSDLDFSCSPKKTAKPKGRTGEERSSGNNKGKKDGFNFSFDFSDLDGFNLDSSLMKEDKKSNKASESKGIASERSQCQGSKLNLTEGNGSCDKSSLMNEDKNSYKTSDSKGVALDLTEGNGRYDDSSSMKVPATKSAVTSKVETLIGGQGEFNSFNDDSASKSETFENLVLTHGGRTSPGKTIMMSAEETDQQICSSQKSMFTEPSSQLVKDDIPVKPVHDNESNQHTLLDFSKVQTQISSLGTKEKTASGGEQTDADKMIFSMGSHHEDSACKNSPPMHITASDNNDAERNKTGGNEPIRFMDDMEPAESAEQDLDMEDNTVTNISRQMPYDTKGVKKNESSTSNLSLAPLDRVVDTRTLVKGKEDGDIHSISCKRPEETGPKDHQPSGTKFPSIGSKRVGAMHLSPSSEKVEGLNANDAQTGSKLVHTTISVARELTKDRPLLLGSENNVKNLSKIREGINSDNVPIGSKLIENLRPQDKEVKKGEFVLLGSEKSIKDHHSLSLTGKTTECGARTSVNSKLVLSSMESMRHLKNVSAERNKLCCIKAGKRTPDLSSIKTSRITEANKVLSSSISRREINSLEKSEKKMKVQGNIALKTERCVDSTEKQMSQSPSLKRKTFEASNADSVYLKPLKRLSASPSESSNSKLPLESVLEEQVCIHGIQAESSAKHVFTDHRTSGLECAREVNMMDLEIPLVMENDGNVEKAEAYTKDLDDICNMLRKKHEEAKEILVRAIVNNNNLLVLNHPIYDEKIRKIQSFASQLMSKELQA, via the exons ATGGCAGAGTCACAGAAGGGAACTTCATCTAtcaaatcaaaagagaaaacGTCACTGCTAG ATGATGAAATTGGAAATGAGTTCCTCAGCTCCTGGAAATCAATGTCGGTTACAGAAGATGATGCTATGGATTTTAACTTTGACACAGTACCCAAAGGCAAAAAGAAGGCATTCAACTTTGAGAAAAT GGATATGGATTTCAATCTAGATGGTGATTTTGACAAGTTGTCATCATTCAAAGTAGACATGTCAGACCTTGATTTCTCATGTTCACCGAAAAAAACTGCAAAGCCCAAGGGAAGAACAGGAGAAGAACGTTCCAGTGGAaataataaagggaaaaaagatggctttaatttctcttttgattttagTGA TTTGGATGGTTTCAATTTAGattcaagcttaatgaaagAAGATAAGAAATCTAACAAGGCCTCAGAAAGCAAAGGAATTGCTTCAGAGAGAAGTCAGTGTCAAGGTTCTAAATTAAACCTGACTGAAGGCAATGGTAGCTGTGACAAGTCAAGCTTAATGAATGAAGATAAGAATTCTTACAAAACCTCAGATAGCAAAGGAGTTGCTTTAGACCTGACTGAAGGTAATGGTAGGTATGATGATAGCTCTAGCATGAAAGTTCCAGCAACCAAAAGTGCAGTCACTTCAAAGGTTGAGACTTTAATTGGTGGTCAAGGGGAATTTAATTCCTTCAATGATGATTCTGCTTCAAAATCTGAAACCTTTGAAAATTTGGTTCTGACACATGGGGGAAGAACTTCTCCAGGGAAAACAATAATGATGAGTGCAGAAGAAACTGATCAACAAATTTGCTCATCTCAGAAGTCAATGTTCACAGAACCATCTTCTCAGCTGGTCAAAGATGATATACCTGTCAAACCTGTACATGACAATGAATCAAATCAACACACTCTTTTGGATTTTTCAAAAGTACAGACACAAATTTCTTCATTgggcacaaaagaaaaaactgcttCAGGTGGAGAGCAAACTGATGCTGACAAAATGATTTTTAGTATGGGATCTCATCATGAAGATTCAGCATGCAAGAATTCACCTCCAATGCACATCACTGCATCAGACAACAATGATGCTGAAAGGAATAAGACTGGTGGCAATGAACCAATCAGATTTATGGATGACATGGAACCAGCTGAATCAGCTGAACAAGATTTAGATATGGAAGACAACACCGTCACAAATATCTCAAGGCAAATGCCATATGACACCAAGGGGGTCAAAAAGAACGAGAGTTCAACTTCCAATCTTTCTTTGGCTCCATTGGACAG GGTAGTTGATACGAGGACACTGgtgaaaggaaaagaagatggagACATCCACTCTATTTCTTGTAAGAGGCCAGAGGAAACTGGACCTAAAGATCATCAGCCATCTGGGACAAAGTTTCCCTCAATTGGCAGCAAAAGAGTTGGGGCCATGCATCTATCTCCTTCCAGTGAAAAAGT GGAGGGCTTGAATGCTAATGATGCACAGACTGGAAGCAAATTGGTTCATACTACAATTTCAGTTGCTAGAGAATTAACAAAAGACCGACCTCTTTTGTTGGGAAgtgaaaataatgttaaaaatcTTAGTAAAATCAG GGAGGGCATAAATTCTGATAATGTACCAATTGGGAGCAAGCTGATTGAGAATTTACGGCCACAAGacaaagaagtaaaaaaaggTGAATTTGTTTTGCTAGGAAGTGAAAAGAGCATTAAAGACCATCATTCTTTGAG CCTAACTGGTAAGACAACTGAATGTGGTGCCCGGACAAGCGTGAATTCTAAACTTGTGCTTTCGAGCATGGAGTCTATGCGGCACTTGAAGAACGTTTCGGCTGAAAGGAATAAACTTTGCTGCATAAAAGCTGGCAAGAGGACACCTGATCTCTCTAGCATTAAAACTTCAAG GATTACAGAGGCAAACAAAGTTCTATCAAGTTCTATAAGTCGGAGAGAAATTAACTCCTTGGAAAAGtcagagaaaaaaatgaaagtacAGGGAAATATAGCATTGAAGACTGAGCGTTGTGTTGACAGTACTGAGAAACAGATGTCTCAGAGCCCATCCTTGAAAAGGAAAACATTTGag GCATCAAATGCAGATTCAGTGTACTTAAAGCCTCTAAAACGCCTCTCTGCATCACCTAGTGAAAGCAG CAATTCAAAATTACCTTTGGAAAGTGTCCTTGAAGAACAG GTTTGCATTCATGGGATTCAGGCAGAGAGTAGTGCAAAGCATGTCTTTACTGACCACCGGACCTCTGGACTTGAATGTGCTCGAGAGGTGAACATGATGGACTTGGAAATTCCTTTAGTTATGGAGAATGATGGAAATGTTGAGAAGGCTGAGGCATATACAAAGGATCTTGATGAT ATTTGCAACATGCTGAGAAAGAAGCATGAGGAAGCCAAAGAAATATTAGTTCGAGCTATTGTCAACAATAACAATTTGCTGGTGCTTAACCATCCCATCTATGACGAGAAG ATCCGTAAGATTCAGAGTTTCGCTTCCCAACTGATGTCCAAGGAGCTTCAAGCATGA